The genomic segment TGCTAAGTGCCATGTTGGCATGCCAGTAAACCTGGGCAGGGCCTGCAGCTCTGGCTCTCCATGCACTGCTCTCACTTGCACTTTCTAAAGGCCAAAAGGCTTGACTAGTGACTGCAAGATTGCTGCTGACAGAAAGTTTCCAATGCTTTATACCTTTCAAAAGGTTCCAGGAGAAAAACATGGCACCAAGATGTCCTAATGTTTGTCCAGAATATTAATTTTGCCTTTGAGCTTCTACTTGTACAAGTAAGCTAACATTGCAAAATGGCATCCTGCTTGACAGTCATTGTGGGGTCAGCATGTTCACATCCACTACAAGTTCAAAAGAAGTCTTGAATTCACTGTCAGTAGTGGATTCAAGACTCAAAACCAATCATAAACTCACTAGTTTTGACTTTTGTAGGACTCTGAGGTCCTCTGGTAAAGCGGATTGAAATTAAGCATCTGTACAGGAAATGCATGTTGGAttcagagagagactgtcctTTAGTGGAACAGAGCTTCATCAGTTCATAATGACCCTCGCTCATATCGTTGCTGCTTCAGAGATGCCTTGCCTGCTTATAACGTTAGAACTCCTCTTACAGTGTGTTATAAAGGCATAGTGATGCATTATGCTCTCCTACTGGCTCTTCATTGATTGTTGGACAGGAAATTGTGCTCTAAGTCGGTGAAGACGGAGCAGGGAAAGGCCACGGAGGCAATGGCAGAACCAGCCTATAAGGTGCCAGCTTTCAGGCAGAGGTGAGACTCCATCAGCTGACGTAGCCACTACTGCTCAGCAAGCTATATTAAGACATGTAAGAATGTAAGAAAATACCTGAACTAGTGTTCTCATCAGTTGTATGTAAAAACACTATCCATCCTGACTGTATATTACAAACATTCAGACATGGGTGACCTTGGCTCCAGTTACtcttgatgtttgtttgtttaattttaactaATATGAACTAATATGAGTCTCTGGATACTGCCAAGTGTTATATTGTAAGCATTTGTTTTATGAGATACTTGAAGGTCAGTAGTCACATACCATAAGTAAATTGAACTGATGTATTGATCGATCTTGAAAATAGACATTCAAGTCCACATTTCAGattgcgtgtgcgtgcgtgtgtgcacgtgcgtgcatgtgtgtgtgtgtgtgtgtgtgtgtgtgtgtgtgtgtgtttgtgttataggGAACCAGAAGGAATGCAGGAGTATCAGCGCATGGCTGCTCATTTTGGGAGAGACCTGACAACCCTGCAGCAGGAGCTGCATAGAATTAAAGTAGCCACTCAAGAACAGGTGGAGAACATTGATATTACGAGAGAGGTAAATACCATCCCCTTCAGATTAAATGCTGTTCAGGTAAATACCATCCCCTTCGGATTAAATACCGTTCAGGTAAATACCATCCCCTTCAGATTAAATACCGTTCAGGTAAATACCATTCCCTTCAGATTAAATACCGTTCAGGTAAATACCATTCCCTTCAGATTAAATACCGTTCAGGTAAATACCATCCCCTTCAGATTAAATGCCGTTCAGGTAAATACCATTCCCTTCAGATTAAATGCCGTTCAGGTAAATACCATTCCCTTCAGATTAAACTACACCACTTGATCATTACTCTGATGAGAATTACTAGTTCAGAACATTTCTGCACTCACTTCAGAAGCCTTTTCTGTAGCAAATGTCCATTTAGAATTCTTGTTTGCCAGTGCCATTACTTTGTAGTCTTGCTACATGAGCTGTTCAAATATCAATGTCCTGTGTCAGGTCAGGGAAAGAATGTCGGTTCATAGGAAGGAAGTTCCTACTGAGATCCCCAAAGTCCCAGACTTCCTGGTGGGCCTGAGATCTCACACCGTGTGGGAGAAGACTCCAGTCAAACTCCTCTGCACTGTGTCCGGCTATCCCACTCCCATTGTCAAATGGTTTGCCCTTGATTTTGTATGACACTTTCTTGAATAATCACATCATGAAGTGAAGTTGTTATTTTGCAGtccagtgtttttgtttattttccccccATTTTAAGAAATATGGCAAATGCTACTAGACCATTTTAATTGCAAATGATTCCACTTAATCCATGCAGAATATTTCCTTGAAGTTCTTTACATTCATGCATTATCAGATCATAATGATATGAATACATTGTTAGTAGATTTTGTATAGCAGTTAATTTATGTGGTTACAATGGCATAAATATCTCTTGTACATTTGCAGGTATAAGAATGATATTGTGATTGATCCACTGAGTGTACCTGGAAAGTACAAAATTGAGAACAAATATGGAGTTCATGGTCTGATTATTAGCAGGTATGAACTCACCCAGCAAACTCTCAGGATAACATCTTTCATTATCTCCACGATATAAACTTCTAAAAGCCCACTTATTTGCCACTTACCACAAATTGGTGCTACAGAGCAAATCAGAGCAAATGTCTGAAACAGTTTCAATTGAGTTTTCCAGTATGTCAGTGCATTTTTTTCATCACAGTCATGGAGAATGAACCGCCATCTGAAGAGCCCCCAAAGCCCCCAAAGCCCACAAACGCTAACTCATACCAGTGAGAGTGAATGGCGCCACTGTAACAGCGAGTGTTGCCTATTTGGTCTCAGAGAGGACCCGCCCTCATCTCCATGATGCCTCAGCTGTTGGTGCCGCACTGCTGAGCTCTGTGTCATTCGATGCCGGAATGCCTGCCATCTGAGTCCAGCAGACACTGTCGTTACAGTAGTGAAAGTCTTAAAGCTCTTAATTCAAATTAGCCTTCATTCAATCTCGGGGACTTTTCCCCCGTTTTTCCTTTTGGAAAGAGAATGAATGGGTTGTAAATGTAGGAAGTGCTGTCCGGTGAATGGGGAACAGTTTGTCTTTTGAAGCAGAAGTTGAAGGGGCACTTTAAAATAGTTGGTGCGGGCTGTGAAGGTCACATTTCCTCCTTCTATTCTCAATCGCTGGACTCTCCTTTAAGACAAGCACTGCCTTTCTTAGATCTCTCATCCAAGCCAATGTGGCCAGCAGTAGAAGATCATGTTCAGAAACGGGTTTTACCCATGCACCTAGGTGATGGCTCATCAACGCTATGGAGAATTACTGGGGAGATGTCAGGATTGCAAAAGGCAGTTCCTTTCATCTACTTTAGTTGATTATCCCCACCATGTCTTGCTAGAGATGATGTACATTGTAGGCAGCTTGTAGaacaaatttaataaaaatttgATTAATACAGgtaaatttaataaaaagatCACAACaccaagatttaaaaaatgctataaGGAAGTCTGTTTTACCAcaatttactgtgtgtgtgtgtgctctcagcATTAGAATGTAAATCATCCTGAAAACAATTTCCACCTTAAGCAGATGTTCATGTTATGTCAGTTTTAAGTTGGCTGGCCTGTTTAAAAGGACCATAAGATGTCTTAGCTAGAGACACAGTACCTGCAGGGAAGTAAATGTGTGTACCATATGGCCTAGTTTGGTCCACATTTTCCCTGAAAACACTTCACTGAGCCTTGCTTCCAATTATATAACCCTTTTGGAggtttttctttaaattgttaATTTAGGTATCTGATAGGTATTTCATATTATCCCTGTAGATGTTCTGTAGCCGACTCTGGAGTGTACAGTGCTGTGGCTATCAATTCTGAGGGGAAGGTTGTCTCCAAGGCCACAGTGTGTGTAAGAAGTAAGTTCCTTCTGTCCTGTCCTCTTTATCCTCTTGTGCTGAGGGaattttctcttctctctactGGTTTTCCTGACTGTGGTCCTGATTTCTTGCAGGAGCAACTGGACCAGGAGAGATCTCCCATCTGCCTGGTGAGAGGGTGCTGAGACGCTGGCTAAGGCCCAGGGCCTTTCTTGAGATCATAAGCCACAAATAACCCTCTGTGTCCGAGGCTTGATAAGCTATGGAAGCTATGCTGTTATAAAGGATAAGCCAAGGTTTTTTCTAGTAGACACTACATAGTCCGATGAACAAAAAATGGCCATGTCATTTCTGTAAATAATACAACTTAGTGCAATTACATCATGACCAATTTACTTAATTTACCAAGATGGTTTGGCATTGACAGAGAGACTCCACAGCAAGGCAAGATAGATTTGTTTATATAGTACTTctcatacacagtggcaataGAAAATGCTTCATATAAAAGAATTgttacacagataaataaaacaattgatTTCAATggaaaatagaaaatgaaaaactatTGATTTACACAGAGCACAtttgaaataaagataaaaataatctaggaactaaaataaatgttaaaattgaaAGTGCTAACAGCAACACTGATGTGCACAGAAAGGCTAGCGTGATTGTGTCGCTCCTTTGCAGGGCCCTTGCTGAGTGGTATCCACCGTAGCAAGCTGGAGGTGTTCTTGCTGGAAAGTTTTGGTGTGACCTTTGGTAATGAGGGCGAGTCGCTAACTCTGGTGGCTAACATGGTGGTAGTGCCTGATCTTCCAAACCTGCCACCTGAAGTTATGTGGTACAGAGATGGTAAGAGGCTATCTCTAAGTGCTTATCTACACTGTAATTTCTCTAAAAAAGTCTTACTCTAATATGTCCTGTAAAAGACTCAGAGGGTGGGGGTCAGTTTTCCATAGATTTTGTGTGCAATGATGTCTAGATATTCTACTGAAGCCGTCCAGATGGGTGGAGATGTCCGTTGGTGGTGGAACTGCCAAGCTCACTTTTCCTCACCTGAACAAGGATGATGAAGGTCTGTACACCCTACGCATCTGGACCAAGGATGGAACCACCGAGCACAGTGCCTACCTGTTTGTCAAGGGTTCGTTAAAAAAACTCCCACTCCCCTTTTAACTTCTCCATTATACAATGCAAGCATATAAATCATATGGTATGTTGAGTTTGATGTGTTGTACATTCAAATGTTTGGTTGACaaatagctcagtggttaactTGTACTTActagttcaaaccccaccactgccaagttgccactcttttgataaaagcgtcagataaatgtaaacgATAGGAAAGCTTTAACAGAATCACAAAAACCACAATTAATGTGCAGATTACAATACCCAGTCACAATCTGTCTAGCTTTGATTAAAAGTAATAGGCCTCCTGTTTTGGTGAGggagcaaaataaatgtttcaaatatacATAGTAGTAATTTTTTCTGTGATGTCATTTGCAGGCATGATCTAGGTGGGAAGTTTTACTCTGTAAACATTTTCGTCAGAATCAGaataatttaattcagttcTACAGTGAAACTGGAAACTGGAAAAACTCAAAATACCTGAAACTTAAAGAACATGTTGAGAATATCCCAGCTCTAGCCTAGGGGCAGTgcaagctcagtggttaaggtacttgacctgtaatcggaaggttgtgGGCTCAAGCCCCGCCGCTgtcgggcccctgagcaagacccttaacccacaattgctcgagttgtactcagttgtaCTAATTGTAAgccgctttggataaaagcatcagctaaatgtaaatctagTCTGTAATTCCTGACGTTCTCTCTGCTCTGTATTATCTCCAGTAATTATACTGCGTGCATGTTTCATAGATGCTCCTCCCACTGTGAATGGGGCCCCAGGGGCTCCTATGGACGTCACCGTCTCTGATGCCAATAAGGAGTATGTCCTTGTCTCCTGGAAAccccccaacaccaccaacgAGCCTCTCATCACTGGCTACTTTGTGGACAGGTTGTCCCCCACCTACTAATCCACCATTAACCAGCATTCAGTCAAGACATCTGTTACTGGTTTACTTGTTGTATGATGCTAAGAGCTGTTGGTAGTGGGGTTTGCTCACATGGCTGTGTTTCCTGTTCTCCTGCCCAGGCGTAAATCTGGGACTAATGACTGGGTCCAGTGCAATGCCACCCCTGTTAAAGTGTGTAAGCTCCCTGTGCATGGGCTCTCTGAGGGGGCCTCGTACCACTTCCGGGTGAGGGCCGTGAACAGCGCGGGCATCAGTCTGCCCTCCAGGATGTCCACTGGTGTGACGGCTGCGGATGTGGAGAGCGACATCCAAGGTAGGGCCCCACCCCGCAGAAGACAGACGCAACCTtaacctctcacacactttgGGGCATCAGGGCAGGACTTGAAACAAAAGGCATGCGAGATCTGCATTTTCCCGTCCTGAAGAACAGACGTACTCAACGAGCTTCATAAACGCAGTGAGCACTAGTGCTGTACAAAGCTTAGATAGGAGTAGGTGAAGTATACTGAAGCGTTGAGTCATGATCCATCACACAATTCTATCACACATATTCATGTTCCATTACATCGGTGTTTATGTTCTGAACTATATAACATGAGCTTGAAGAGGCTGAATATATTCTAGTTAGACATCTAGCTAGGTTGAAATATGGAAACATTACagatatttttattgtcataaCAGTGATTAAAATCGAGGGAAAATGTGATATTGTGATTCGAAAATAGGAACTTCAAGGAGGTAACTTAGTGCTTCTAACTAACATCTCAGACAAGCACTAATGTTGTATCATTATCGCtcttttatttagaaaaacTGCATGTTCATCAAATAACGTAACACTATATAACAGCTGTAAATTAATCCATTTAACATCGCCATCCACACAATGTAAAGAGCATCAGTGACTGCAGTATTTTCTCTCTGACATGATTCAGTCGTGACTCAAGATCTACCAAGTCAAtaaatactttctttttttgcattaattacACAGCACAACTTAGGAAAATACCAAACCCAATCAAAATCACATACATTGATAAAATCACATATAATCAcactttaaaacattacagGACAGAATTATTTAAacctaataatataatataatttatcaAAGAAGCATTTGAAGAAAAGAGTTTGACTGTGAATAtggtaatcttttttttatacCATATGTCTTGACTGGTCAAATGACAGTTACTTTcaaaacataaattatttatattaatagaTTCTCAATCAAGCTCTGTTTCCAAATGTCtaactaacatttaacattgcCAGTTAAAACTAGAAAGTATTTTAATGGATATTCATACCAAAGTTAATTTACTTTCTAAATAATTAATCCTCCATTTTAATGAAGCAGTTAATAATGCAGTCTTCAATCATATATTTTTGATGTGCTTTAATCCATTAAAATTTAAACTGTCAGATACTGACAAGGTGAATGTTTGATATTAGTTTCAGATATCTGAAACTTATCTGATTAAGTTTTTGGATAGGAGTTCCCTCAGATATCAAACTCAGATCTCAAACTATGATTAAAAAATAGAGTCCCAATTAGACAATGTCATCCTTGTGGCCACTTGCATTAAATCAAAGTAGGTGATTAACATGTCACTTCTCATGTTCACAGTAACTTCTCAATCTCTAGTTtgctaataataatttaatcattCTCTGTATTTAACAGCCTTTTCCATAGTGGTACTTTTTACCAAATGCTCACCTTGTCTCATTTTAGGAATCTTTAAAAAGTATACATGTTTAAAGGTTTATGAACTTGTATTTTGGAGTAAATTTCTGATCTGTccctgtgtagtgtgtgttacgtTGCCAGGGCCTCCAACAGATGTGCATGCTTCTGAAATCAATCAGACCTATATTGTTCTGAGCTGGAACCCACCCAGCCCCCGTGGACAGGCAACTGTGTGGTACCTCATTGAGAAGGTGTGTGGAGTCTGTGTCCGTGTTTGgatatttagcattttttttagACCTTGGAAGTGTGGGGTCTATAATTTGGTTAGATCATTGGTTTGATTCCCATATATTTAAGTAGTTGCACTTGATTTACGTAAAACGCTACTCATTTCTCAGAAGTGTTCAGATCATCAGAAGATGGCAAGACCTGCTGCCACTTTCAACATTTATGATGTTTTGAGGAAACCACATCCATCTTTGACATCAAAGCtaacaaataaatgcagcatATAGAACTGTTTTACATGTCTAAATCAATCAGCCATTATTACGTATTAATTTTATCTAGCCGCATTTGCCTGGTCTGGGGCAGAGTGTGCTCGAGTGGGCAGGAGGGCCGAGGTTGTGCAGGAATAACCCTCCTTTTCCGTGGCCTGCGCCTCGGCTCTTGCCTCCCAGTCGGTAGGTGATAGTAACTTTTGGCAGAGGGTCAACACAGGTGTGCAGATCCGCTCCCCACGCTGCCCTATTTTTGATCTGGAGGATAAGAAGGCATACCGTTTCCGCGTTatctcagtcaacaaacatgGTCCAGGCCAGCCTTCCGAGCCAACAGCGCTCCTCCAGAAGGCAGATCCTTATGGTAAGCTGGTTTGCTTAAACAAACACCATCCTACCTTGACATGTTAAACACTGGAAAACATACTTTATGTTTGGATGGTGGTTACTATTGTAACATCATAATGATATGCGAATATGCCAGATGAATATAAAAAGCCCAGCAgtttactgtgtaaatattattatttaaattaaatattttactaatattcaatattataacaaagtgaaatttttaaaaaaaatgttgcatgtTTCAATGAAACTTCAAAAGCTTCTTTGATAAATATAGTCCAATGCGTTCTTTTCAGTCAGTATTCCAGACATTGGTATGTACCACCATGCATTGATTATGACAATAACATCACCATCagattttgttctgttgtgGAGTGGATGAATGTCGGAATGCTGCTCACGTTGGAGAGATAGTTCTGTTAGTATGACAGAGCCACATCACCTCCAGCTAAACTTCTCTCACTGCTGCTTGAGACAGATGTACAAACCACGTAAAAGCATTATAGCTagaaaacagcacacaaacagtCAGTCGCAGTTTTCTCCGTTGACTTCCCCTCCCTTGCACAGTCACAAAAAAAGTTGCTTCTTACTGCgcaatgttatttttctttaaaacctCTGATGGTTTCAACAGGTCACTATTTATTTCGAAGGTAAGTCAGGCAATTGTGAGACAAATCAAAACACTGACCAACAAGCAAAACTATCCCTGCAAACCTCACAACATCAAAGCAAAACCATATATTTGACACCATATATTCTTTCACTCTTCTGTTCtttgtgaatttgtttgttcttgttaCATGTCCTGTGAGTGAATTCTAAAGTCAGCCTGATTGGGTTTCTGGGCAGGAGTTCCCTCAGCTCCAGGCCAGGTGATGGCTTCCAGGAACACAAAAACATCTGCTTTTGTGCACTGGGAACCCCCCAAAAATCCCAACAATCTCATAGGCTACTATGTGGATTGCTGTGTGGTTGGATCCAAGGTCTGGACCCCCTGTAATCACAGGCCCTATAAACACACCAGGTAGGATGATCACAAATACACCAGGTAGCTCAACACCAACACACCAAGTAAGATTAACACaagtacaccacacacacacacacacacacacacacatcaggtaaTAGATGATCCCACTGTGGATCAGAGGGGCCTAACATTCGTACTGTCACCCTCTGCACAGGTTTGTGGTCCACGGCTTGACTGCTGGGGATACGTATCTTTTCCGTGTCCAGGCAGTGAATGCCTATGGCCTGAGTGAGGAGTCTCAAGTGTCTGCGCCCCTCTTCGTTGATGCTGCTCTCGGTAAGTACGCAGCTAGATTTCTTTGTTCCGTGTTATATGGCTCTGTCATTCTCACTTGTTGTTACtgattaaaaacagattttggGAGAGCTTGCAGTTAATGGAATGAAACAAAGGGTTATAGTGATGCATTTACATGATTTCAGTTCAACTGATATTGTCAGATAATTGCTTAAAATAGCTTTTTGATATCGATTCAGTATCAGGCTGATGCCTGATATTGTGCTGATGAGTAGTGTCAGAATGATGACAGTATTTGTCCTTTGTTCTGGATAAACTTACACTGTAATCTGATTTCTGCTTAAACATTGTTCTTTAAAGACAGAACACTACATCCATCTCAGTGTTagattaatgtttttaatcatgTAAAGATGACATGGGGCATATAAGGGAGAAATAACTTCTTGTGTTATACAGTGAGATGAGTGGATTATGGTATGTATGTTCAGTCTGTTTTTCTCAACAGCACAACTAAACACAACACTGTACTTTTTACTCCAACTTTTTATCCtctgttttaatattatttttctacAAACCAAGCACTGGCACAATTTCTCACTGAAAACATAACATGTGGGGCTGAATCAAACTTATACTTACTAACTGTAGTCAACTTTAAACTGGGGTTTATGCCTTAAAAGCTGTTCCGACATCTTATCAGTCATAATGCTATTACTATGCACTGCGTTCAGATCCGAGTTTGTGATCCTGTGCCACAGTCGTTCACCTGTAACACACTTCACATCAGCAGGCCACACAGCTTGCGTCGCGTGTTGAGCTAAAGTGGTGGTTTCTGCCCCCACCAGCTGCCCCGTCAGCCCCATACGGAATCGCTCTGCTCAGCTGTGATGGATCCTCCATGACTGTGGCCTGGAAATGCCCCAAACGCACCGGGGGCTCCAGAATCACCTCCTACTACCTGGACAAGCGGGAAGCAGACTCTGTTAACTGGAAGGAGGTCAGCCCCAGCCCTGCAACCAAGAGGGTATATAAGGTAAGCAAACAATGCTTGTATACTGCTAATGATGTTCAGATTTGAGAAGCCAGCTCAGTTGATACCATGTAACTGGATTTTTGCAACCCTCCTGTCTTATTGCGAAGGGATTCTTCTGCCTCTGCACACAGGTGGAGAACCTGACTGCTGGATTGTTCTACGAGTTTAAGGTCCAGGCTGCCAACTTGGCCGGCGTTGGTCTGCCATCTGAGCCCAGCAGACCTTTCGCATGTGAGGCATGGACCATGCCCCAGCCCGGTTAGTATTTGTTACCTTGCAAGTGCCATAGTCTCTGAGGGAATCAGCCTATGGTCAGAAACATCTTCACTACTAAGTACTTACATTAATCATATGGCTGGTATTTAATAGTAAATGGAGTAATTCAATCATTTGTAGAGGTAATTACAACTGGTAATTACAATAtctaattttcattttgttatctTACAGGATTAGCAAGATCGTTACAACAAGGCATTTCTATTTGATTAGAGGTGGCTAGTTATCGCTACAGATCTAAGTTTGTCCTTGCACTGATTCCCACTTCCAGGCCCTGCATATGACCTCAGTTTCTGGGAGGTGCGGGATGactctctgctgctgcagtgGAAAGCTCCAGTGTACGTTGGTGCCAGCCCAGTCACTGGCTACTTTGTGGAAATGGCTAAGAAGGGATCCCCTGATTTTGTTGTGGTGAACACTGAAGCTGTGAACCGCTGTTACCTGAAGGTAACCAGCAGCTGTCTCCAATATCTGCATATTTTTACATGTAATGTTTCAAACAAATTAAGCTGTGCATCATATCTAAAAATGGGTGAGCCAATTCTTTGGTCATACATGAGCCTGCTAAGTGGCatagtttgtttatatgatGTTGTATTTGGTGCTGTAGGTAACTGGTCTGGAAACAGGGGCTTGGTATGTGTTTAAAGTATATGCGGTGAATGTATCAGGTAAAGGAAAGGACTCAGATGTttctgaggctgtgtgtgcaaaGACATTGCAAGGTAACTGGGCTTAcccactgctacagtgcttTAGTTTACATTTCTGTGAACTTCATTGAGTTGACTTCTTTATCTTCTGTGACCCTTTTTAAGGTACCAAGGGGCTTGTAAGTGGGGTGGATGAGGAAACTGGAGATATTTTCCTGTCCTTCGAGGCCCCTGAGATTTCTGAGCTTTCTGAGTTTATTTGGTCAAAGTCATACAAAGAAATCACAGATTCCAGTAGAGTCAAAGTCTCAACTGTGGGAAGACGGTACATGACCTTTATACGTGGATGCTGGGAGACGTTATAAATGACATATTAATTAAAGGTGTTTAAACAAGAGTGTAATCTTTGCACCACAttatctgtgactgtgttgcCTCCAGTTCAAGGCTGACACTTCTGAACCCTGAAAAGGAAGATCTGGGCCTCTATTCTGTGGCTGTGACAGAAGCAGACGGCGCCTCAGCCAGTCATACTGTCACAGAGGAAGGTATGTGACAAGCGCCTGTTGAGTTTCCTCGTTAATGCTGTTCTTCTCATGTGGTATTTCTTTTAAGCGCTTTGACTGTACAATTTCCAGTTGAATAATcgttgttctttcttttttagaaCTCAAAAAATTGTTTGAGCTCAGCTACAACATCAGAAATCCAAGTCAGTACTGCTGTGTTTTTCCACAAGTTTTTAATATCTGTCTGCATTGTAAAGATTCTCCATTTGGTGATGTTACTTTGTCCTTTTGAATTGTAGTTGTTCCCCTGAAGACCGAGCTGAACTATGAGATCCTAGAGAAGGGCCATGTGCGTTTCTGGCTGCAAGCCCAGAAGATATCCTCTGCTGTGTCCTACAGGTTCATCATTAATGATAAGGAAGTCACCCGTGCTGAGGTGCATACCAGTTTCCCTACATCTCATCATGTCTCAAGTTCTTTGTGACTGCATATTATTTCAGAAAAACTATTTCATTTCACCCACTGATGTCAGACAAGAACTGTCATCAAAAATCAGCTTTTTGGCCTTAACAGCCACTGGAGAGTCATGTTGTCTGCACCTCTCCTGCTTCACCAGCgccttgttttgtgtgtgtgattagggTCACAAGATCAGCCATGATGCTTCCACAGGAATAATTCAGATGACTGTTGAGCACTTCACGAGGGCCAACGAGGGCACTTACACCCTGCAGATCCATGATGGGAAAGCCAAGAGCCAAAGCTCCCTTGTGCTTGTGGGAGATGGTCAGCGCTCCTCTTAAACTGACTGGCTGCCATTGAATGCTAAGTCTTGTTATTGTGTATCATCTAAGTGTCCTTGCAGGTGTCAGTAAGTAactatgttttttttcccatatggTTTCAGTTTTCAAG from the Electrophorus electricus isolate fEleEle1 chromosome 26, fEleEle1.pri, whole genome shotgun sequence genome contains:
- the myom2a gene encoding LOW QUALITY PROTEIN: myomesin-2 (The sequence of the model RefSeq protein was modified relative to this genomic sequence to represent the inferred CDS: deleted 1 base in 1 codon) codes for the protein MPFYQQRQKQVSQEYQSTKHAIQQIQTRKLCSKSVKTEQGKATEAMAEPAYKVPAFRQREPEGMQEYQRMAAHFGRDLTTLQQELHRIKVATQEQVENIDITREVRERMSVHRKEVPTEIPKVPDFLVGLRSHTVWEKTPVKLLCTVSGYPTPIVKWYKNDIVIDPLSVPGKYKIENKYGVHGLIISRCSVADSGVYSAVAINSEGKVVSKATVCVRRATGPGEISHLPGPLLSGIHRSKLEVFLLESFGVTFGNEGESLTLVANMVVVPDLPNLPPEVMWYRDDILLKPSRWVEMSVGGGTAKLTFPHLNKDDEGLYTLRIWTKDGTTEHSAYLFVKDAPPTVNGAPGAPMDVTVSDANKEYVLVSWKPPNTTNEPLITGYFVDRRKSGTNDWVQCNATPVKVCKLPVHGLSEGASYHFRVRAVNSAGISLPSRMSTGVTAADVESDIQVCVTLPGPPTDVHASEINQTYIVLSWNPPSPRGQATVWYLIEKSVGDSNFWQRVNTGVQIRSPRCPIFDLEDKKAYRFRVISVNKHGPGQPSEPTALLQKADPYVSIPDIGVPSAPGQVMASRNTKTSAFVHWEPPKNPNNLIGYYVDCCVVGSKVWTPCNHRPYKHTRFVVHGLTAGDTYLFRVQAVNAYGLSEESQVSAPLFVDAALAAPSAPYGIALLSCDGSSMTVAWKCPKRTGGSRITSYYLDKREADSVNWKEVSPSPATKRVYKVENLTAGLFYEFKVQAANLAGVGLPSEPSRPFACEAWTMPQPGPAYDLSFWEVRDDSLLLQWKAPVYVGASPVTGYFVEMAKKGSPDFVVVNTEAVNRCYLKVTGLETGAWYVFKVYAVNVSGKGKDSDVSEAVCAKTLQGTKGLVSGVDEETGDIFLSFEAPEISELSEFIWSKSYKEITDSSRVKVSTVGRRSRLTLLNPEKEDLGLYSVAVTEADGASASHTVTEEELKKLFELSYNIRNPIVPLKTELNYEILEKGHVRFWLQAQKISSAVSYRFIINDKEVTRAEGHKISHDASTGIIQMTVEHFTRANEGTYTLQIHDGKAKSQSSLVLVGDVFKVVLKEAEFQRKEHIRKQGPHFSEYLTFHVDDNCTVMLVCKLANVKKDTTFSWFKDDEEITLDVAPNPMSGGCALPIPLFSRKDQGIYKAVLSDDRGKDTSIYDISGKVFEDIINAIARIAGSSASDLMMQCTPEGIRLQCYMKYYTEEMKTSWFHKESKIASSEKMRIGGTCEMAWMQICEPTDREKGHYSIEIHDGKNAHIRTFDLSGQAYTEAYAEFQRLKAAAFAEKNRGRVVGGLPDVVTIMEYKTLSLTCTVWGDPKPEVTWFKNEQEVVSDDHNQISFESGKFASLTIKSVTVDDSGKYSINVRNKYGGEFVEITVSVYKQGEQIPEPKLGQMSRSSAAPKPAAPPSTKPQTPTPSMKSPTPTQPHSVKSPTPTPPPSMRSPPPAPKSPTPPRSAKSPTPPRFMRSPTPTKK